ATTTAAACGTGGTTAAATTTGAATTTATTAGTGAAAAAGAAATTATCTATTTAACAAAAAATAATGGAATCGGATATTACAATGGAGAACGCATTAAATATTTTAGATAAGCGTAATATAAACCTATTGCTAACAATGGCTATTAGTAATTGCTTGTTCTCGTCTAAACCTAGAAATCCTTTCAGATTTTTAATTTAGTGTGTACTTGCAAAGTTACTTGCCAAACCACACAACTACTCATTGTCGAGACCATTAGCACACATTTAAAACACGTTTTAAAATTGAAAAACAAGGTAGCTTTAATAGTTCTATTACTAATTTCTTTCAGCGGATTTACTCAAAATCTGATTGAAAAAGAATTTGTGATTCTAACTTTTGAAATGAACAGAAATAAAGATTCTCACGGAACTTTTATTTACTATTGGATTGCGGAATTAGAGAATTATGAAAAAGAGGATGAATATAAAGAACCGAAAATTCATTCTCTTTTCTTACACGAATTTTATGGTAGTGAACAATTAGAATCTTGTTGTTTAGGAAAGGTTTCTTACCCTTACACAATGACAACGGGAACGGAATTCAATTTTCCTAAAAATTATAGTGAATACCTCACTGATTTACGTGAATTAGTTAAAAACAACAGAGAAAAAATACAAGTAATCAAGAAAGAATGGAAAGACGGCTACAAAGAAAAAGTAACTGTTTATGCAACTACAGTTCGAGGAAAGTTATGTGAGTGCAAATTTGGAGGTGACACTTATTTAACCAAAGGCGACCGTATTAGTTTTCCAAAAGGAAATTATGAAATAATAAAAAACTATTTGACTTCAGAAAAGCGGATATTACTATTTAAAGACTTTTCCGATTTTAACTATTCAAATACTGATTATAGAACGGGAAAAAAATAAAATTCGAGTACCAGTACCGAGTAAAATAAATTGCTTGGAGCAAGCTTATTTGCAAAAATCCTTTCGGATTTCCTGTTCAGTTTAAATTCGCTAAATTAGGTGCTTAAAACACACAACAAACCATATATAATAATGTTGTAAATCAATTTGAAGAAAAGCCTAAACATATCAAAAACACTTCTCAAACTGTCTTTAATGTTGGTATGCGTAACTTCATATTCACAAGTTGAAATTAATGGAAATGTAAAATCATCGATTACTAATTTGAGACCGATTAGTGATATTTATATTGAACAGTTAAAAAGCGAAAAGCCAGTTTTTGAAAGAATGACTATGGCAGATAGTACAGGATTTTTTCGAATCGAAAATCTTGAACCCAATACACTTTACGAAATAAAACTTTCTGCATTTGGATATAAAGACCAAGTTTTTGAAATAAAAACCAACAACGGAATTACAAAAACTACTCTGACTTTAAAAGCAGGTTGTGATTATAGTAGACAACAAGCTGACAAAGATTGGAAGAGCGAAAAACCAAAGTTGCTTATAGTTGGTTCAATTGCACCTATAGCAAACTCAACTTCTGACACAAAGTTTGAGAAAAAATACGGAATTAAATATTTTGATTTTGGTTGTACACCTATAATCGCTGAATGCATAAAAATATATAATGAACGAATTTTTGAATTGATGGACAAAACGTACGGAATGAAATGGCGAAAAAAAGTTCGTTCTGATGTTGAATATTTGGAATAAAAATCGTGATACAACAAGGTATAACCGCAATTACGGCGTATTCGACTATGTCCGAATCGACTCGGAATTGCTAATGTTAGTGCTAAACCGAAAGCAATTGCTAATTAAACCATAGCTATATTACAGGACAAGACATAAAAAAGCGTGAATGAAAAATTGCTACCAACGTATTGAATATTTAGGTTACTATGAAATTATC
This region of Croceibacter atlanticus HTCC2559 genomic DNA includes:
- a CDS encoding fibronectin type III domain-containing protein, which encodes MKKSLNISKTLLKLSLMLVCVTSYSQVEINGNVKSSITNLRPISDIYIEQLKSEKPVFERMTMADSTGFFRIENLEPNTLYEIKLSAFGYKDQVFEIKTNNGITKTTLTLKAGCDYSRQQADKDWKSEKPKLLIVGSIAPIANSTSDTKFEKKYGIKYFDFGCTPIIAECIKIYNERIFELMDKTYGMKWRKKVRSDVEYLE